From one Ursus arctos isolate Adak ecotype North America unplaced genomic scaffold, UrsArc2.0 scaffold_26, whole genome shotgun sequence genomic stretch:
- the ZCRB1 gene encoding zinc finger CCHC-type and RNA-binding motif-containing protein 1, translating into MSGGLAPSKSTVYVSNLPFSLTNNDLYRIFSKYGKVVKVTIMKDKDTRKSKGVAFILFLDKDSAQNCTRAINNKQLFGRVIKASIAIDNGRAAEFIRRRNYFDKSKCYECGESGHLSYACPKNMLGEREPPKKKEKKKKKKIPEPEEEIEEVEESEDEGEDPALDSLSQAIAFQQAKIEEEQKKWKPSSGGPSTSDDSRRPRIKKSAYFSDEEELSD; encoded by the exons ATGAGTGGTGGATTGGCCCCAAGTAAAAGCACAGTGTATGTATCCAACTTGCCCTTTTCCCTAACCAACAATGACTTATACCGG ATATTTTCCAAGTATGGCAAAGTTGTAAA GGTTACTATAATGAAAGATAAAGATACCAGGAAGAGTAAAGgggttgcatttattttatttttggataaaGACTCTGCACAAAACTGTACCAGGGCAATAAACAACAAACAG TTATTTGGTAGAGTGATAAAAGCAAGCATTGCTATCGACAATGGAAGAGCAGCTGAGTTCATCCGAAGACGAAACTACTTTGACAAATCTAAGTGTTATGAATGTGGG GAAAGCGGACACTTAAGTTATGCCTGTCCTAAAAATATGCTTGGAGAACGGGAACctccaaagaagaaagagaaaaagaaaaaaaagaaaattcctgaaCCAGAAGAAGAAAT tgaagaagtagaagaaagtgAAGATGAAGGGGAAGATCCTGCTCTTGACAGTCTTAGTCAGGCCATAGCTTTCCAG CAAGCCAAAAttgaagaagaacagaaaaaatggaaaccCAGTTCAGGGGGTCCCTCAACATCAGATGATTCAAGACGCCCAAGGATAAAGAAGAGCGCGTATTTCAGTGATGAGGAAGAGCTGAgtgattaa